From the Leishmania donovani BPK282A1 complete genome, chromosome 30 genome, one window contains:
- a CDS encoding heat shock 70-related protein 1, mitochondrial precursor, putative has product MFARRVCGSAAASAARLARHESQKVQGDVIGVDLGTTYSCVATMDGDKARVLENSEGFRTTPSVVAFKGSEKLVGLAAKRQAITNPQSTF; this is encoded by the coding sequence ATGTTCGCTCGTCGTGTGTGCggaagcgctgcggcgtcggctgcgcGCCTGGCGCGCCACGAGTCGCAGAAGGTGCAGGGCGACGTGATTGGCGTGGACCTGGGCACGACGTACAGCTGCGTGGCGACGATGGACGGCGACaaggcgcgcgtgctggagaACTCTGAGGGCTTCCGGACGACGCCGTCTGTTGTGGCGTTCAAGGGCAGCGAGAAGCTTGTGGGGCTtgcggcgaagcggcaggCGATCACGAACCCGCAGTCGACGTTC
- a CDS encoding heat shock 70-related protein 1, mitochondrial precursor, putative — protein MFARRVCGSAAASAARLARHESQKVQGDVIGVDLGTTYSCVATMDGDKARVLENSEGFRTTPSVVAFKGSEKLVGLAAKRQAITNPQSTFYAVKRLIGRRFEDEHIQKDIKNVPYKIVRAGNGDAWVQDGNGKQYSPSQIGAFVLEKMKETAENFLGHKVSNAVVTCPAYFNDAQRQATKDAGTIAGLNVIRVVNEPTAAALAYGMDKTKDSLIAVYDLGGGTFDISVLEIAGGVFEVKATNGDTHLGGEDFDLALSDYILEEFRKTSGIDLSKERMALQRVREAAEKAKCELSSAMETEVNLPFITANADGAQHIQMHISRSKFEGITQRLIERSIAPCKQCMKDAGVELKEINDVVLVGGMTRMPKVVEEVKKFFQKDPFRGVNPDEAVALGAATLGGVLRGKVSGLILVDVTPLSLGTSVVGDVFVPIIPRNTAIPCTRSHIFTTVDDGQTAIKFQVFQGEREVASKNQMMGQFDLSGIAYAPRGVPQIEVTFDIDANG, from the coding sequence ATGTTCGCTCGTCGTGTGTGCggaagcgctgcggcgtcggctgcgcGCCTGGCGCGCCACGAGTCGCAGAAGGTGCAGGGCGACGTGATTGGCGTGGACCTGGGCACGACGTACAGCTGCGTGGCGACGATGGACGGCGACaaggcgcgcgtgctggagaACTCTGAGGGCTTCCGGACGACGCCGTCTGTTGTGGCGTTCAAGGGCAGCGAGAAGCTTGTGGGGCTtgcggcgaagcggcaggCGATCACGAACCCGCAGTCGACGTTCTATGCTGTGAAGCGGCTGATCGGGCGCCGGTTCGAGGACGAGCACATCCAGAAGGACATCAAGAACGTGCCGTACAAGATCGTGCGCGCCGGGAACGGTGACGCGTGGGTGCAGGACGGGAACGGGAAGCAGTACTCGCCGTCGCAGATCGGCGCGTTCGTGCTGGAGAAGATGAAGGAGACGGCGGAGAACTTCCTGGGGCACAAGGTGAGCAACGCCGTCGTGACGTGCCCGGCGTACTTCAAcgacgcgcagcgccaggcGACGAAGGACGCGGGGACGATTGCGGGCCTGAACGTGATCCGCGTGGTGAACGAGccgactgctgcggcgcttgcgTACGGCATGGACAAGACGAAGGACAGCCTGATCGCGGTGTACGACCTCGGTGGCGGCACGTTCGATATCTCCGTGCTGGAGATCGCTGGCGGCGTGTTCGAGGTGAAGGCGACGAACGGCGACACGCACCTTGGCGGCGAGGACTTCGACCTGGCGCTGTCGGACTACATCCTGGAGGAGTTCCGCAAGACGAGCGGGATCGACCTGAGCAAGGAGcggatggcgctgcagcgcgtgcgcgaggccgcggagaaggcgaagtGCGAGCTGTCGTCTGCGATGGAGACGGAGGTGAACCTGCCGTTCATCACTGCAaacgccgacggcgcgcagcacatccaGATGCACATCAGCCGTAGCAAGTTCGAGGGCATCACGCAGAGGCTGATCGAGCGGTCGATTGCGCCGTGCAAGCAGTGCATGAAGGACGCTGGTGTGGAGCTGAAGGAGATCAACGACGTTGTGCTTGTTGGCGGCATGACGCGCATGCcgaaggtggtggaggaggtgaagaagtTCTTCCAGAAGGACCCGTTCCGCGGCGTGAACCCCGACGAGGCTGTGGCGCTTGGTGCTGCGACGCtgggcggcgtgctgcgggGTAAGGTGAGTGGCTTGATACTGGTTGAcgtgacgccgctgtcgctgggCACAAGTGTCGTCGGCGACGTGTTTGTGCCCATTATCCCGAGGAACACCGCGATACCGTGCACGCGGAGTCATATCTTCACCACGGTGGACGATGGGCAGACAGCCATCAAGTTCCAGGTGTTCCAGGGCGAGCGCGAAGTTGCCTCGAAAAACCAGATGATGGGCCAGTTCGATCTTAGCGGCATTGCTTACGCTCCGCGCGGCGTGCCGCAGATTGAGGTGACGTTCGACATCGACGCGAACGGC